TAAGCCGCTGCCCTACCTACCGCTTCCCCCTGAAGCCAATCCATTTCTGGGGGTGCGTGGCGTTCGGCTGTCGATGCAGCGTCCTGATCTCTTCCAGGTGCAATTACGGGCATTGCTGCGTGCTGCCTTCTACGGCGACATCTGGATTATGCTGCCGATGGTCACCACGCTGGCCGACCTGGTCTGGGGGCAAGAGCAGATGCGTGAAGCAGCCGCCGCGCTGGCCGCAGCCGGGATTGAACATCGCGCCGATCCGCCGCTGGGCATTATGATTGAGACACCGGCAGCGGCGGTACTGGCCGATCAGTTTGCACGCCACGCCGCTTTCTTCAGTATTGGCAGTAACGATCTTGCCCAGTACACGCTGGCGGTTGATCGTGGTCACCCGACGCTGGCCACGCAATATCGGGCCGATGATCCGGCAGTGTGGCGGATGATTGATTTGGCCGCTCGCGCCGCACAGCAGGCCGGTATTCCGATTGGCATCTGTGGCGAACTCGGTGGCGAACCGGATGCTGCGGTTGCCCTGGCCGGCCTGGGCCTCAACGAATTGAGCATGGCCCCGGCACGTATCCCGGTCGTCAAAGAGCGATTGGCGCAGACTTCGTGGGCTGAAGCGCAGGCCGCTGCAGCCCGGATGGTGCAGCGGGTTGAATGAGTCTGAGAGGTTCTATGTCCGAGCGACCCTGGATCGAACTCTTCCCCGGCGTTCACCGCCGGCGCATTGCCCTCACCGACCGTATCTATCAGATGGAGGTACGGCTGGCAGCCGGAAGTCACGTGCCGCTGCATAGCCATCCCGAAGACCAGGTGGCGTATGTGGTAAGTGGCCGGTTGCGGTTTCAGGTTGGTGAAGAGATCATCGACGCGACGGCAGGTCGTTCGGTTGCTATTCCCGGTGGCACCCCCCACGCGGTGTGGACGGTAGAGGATACACTCGCGATTGACACCTTTAGTCCGCCACGAGCCGATTATTTGCAGGTTGATGGCGATTGATAGTCGCGAGAGGGGGATCATAGGTACACGCATCCGGTCGATGTACAGGGGACGCGGAAGCGTAGCTTCTGCACACCCATCCTGAGCATACCCCCTACGTATCGTGTGATGCACCCCCCCCAAACCAACGCGGCAATAACGCCAGCAGGCCCCGCACCCGTTCGCGCAATTCTTCGCGGGCGGCGACAAAGGCGGCATGCCGCTGATCAGCAGTACCCTGAATAGCCACCGGATCGGCTACACTCCAGTGAATATGGCGGGCGGCCTCTGGCCACACCGGACACTCCTCGCGCGCAATGTCACACACCGTTACAATCAGATCAGGACGCTGATCGATGATCATTGTGATCGATTTGGAAACTTGCTGATCAATCGGTATCCCTACCTCTGCCATGACAGTGATGGCTAACGGATGGACAGCTTGCGGGTGCGTTCCAGCACTCATCGCCTGGACCTGACCATCGCTCAACACACGCAACCAGGCCTCGGCTATTTGCGAGCGAGCACTGTTGGCGCGGCACAGGAATGCTACTTTCACCGCCGGTAGTTCAAGCGGACGGGTGCCCGGCAATGCCAGTTCATCACCGATGCCGGTCAGCAGGGCAGCCATCGCTGCCAGATCGAGGCTGTAGTAGACAACCCGCCCATCAGCGTCGCTGCGGTGGGCACGTACCAGGCCAGCCTGACGCAACACGTGTAGATGATACGAGACCAGATTCTGGGCCAGACCGAGCGTCGTCACCAGCTCACTCACCTGGCGATCACTGTCGCGCAGGGACTGGATGATCTTCCAGCGCGTTTCGTCGGTCAGCAGGCGCAGCCCGTTCAGTGCTGAGGAAGAAGGTTGTGAGTTCATAGGGTTTGAAACTCTCTGCGATACGGCGTGCCCGTATCGTACCAGAGCCGGGCTGGTTCGGCAAGGAGATGGAAGAGGGAAGAGTATCAAGCTACACACAACCTTTTCAAGAACACCTTGCACAGGATAACCAAAGTCGTGTGGCGTAAACTTGAAGATGGAACGTTTCTGGAACCTCGCTGCCATTCATATTTTTCATATTTGGTTATACCCCCACACCCGCAATAATCTTCGCCTTGTCAAATTTCTTTAAACGAACAAGCTAATGCGGTTGCTGTTGTTTAAGGTATTCGATAACATCCGCTGCAAGAGAAAATTGTAAGCACTGTTGAGCTACGGCTTCAGCAGCTGGCAAAGACCACTGACGAATAATATCTTTAATTATCGGAATGAAAGACGGTGCCATGCTAAACTCATCAAGATGTAAACCAAGTAAAAGTGGAACTGCTAGAGGATCACCTGCTAGCTCACCGCATAGCCCCACCCACTTTCCTGCTGTGTGAGCAGCTCGGATTGTTTTATCAATAAGATGCAGGACAGCCGGATGATACGGACTCGCCAGTACCGAAACTCGTTCATTTGTTCGATCTACAGCCAAAGTATACTGAGTCAGATCATTCGTTCCTATGCTGAAAAAGTCTACTAACGGCGCAAAGCGATCTGCTAATAATGCAGCTGCCGGAACCTCAACCATAATACCAAATTGAATCTTATCTGGAAGAGGAAGTCCTTGTGCTCGTACACAAGTCTGAGCCTCTTCAAAGATCTCTCGCGCTCTTGCCACCTCAGCCAGTGAAGACACCATTGGTAGCATGATACGAAGATCACTACCAGTTCCGCTTGTGCTGGTCTGAGCAACAGCAGTAAGCAGAGCAATAAATTGTTGTTCCAAAATATCTGGGCGTTCACGAATTGTGCGAATTCCCCGCCAACCAAGAAAAGGGTTTGGTTCCTTCTGTGTACCTAGATAGGGAAATTCTTTATCTCCTCCAATATCAAGAGTACGTACAACTACCGGACGGTTACCCATTACCTTAAGCACATCCTGATAGGCACGTACTTGTTCCGCAAGTGTAGGGACATTATTTCGTTGCAGATAAAGAAATTCTGTTCGAAACAATCCTACTCCTTCGGCCCCAAAATCAATAGCTGATTTAGCATCTTCAACACCTCCGATATTCGCAACTATTTCTGGATGAAAAGAGCCATCTTTAGTCACTGCCGGCAGAGTAGCCTGACTTAAAACGAACTGGTAACGAGAATCGATCAGTTCCTTTTCTTTACGAGCTATCTCTAGTTCATGGAGAGTAGGACCAACGTTAAAGAGGCCACTATTACCATTCACTATAGCTAACGTACCATTACGAATATCAGACAACTCGAGAGGGACACTCACTACTGCTGGTATTCCCATTGCTCGAGCTAAAATCACTGCGTGAGAAGTTGGGCCACCGCGAGAGGTAACAATAGCCAATATCTTATCACGATCAAATTGGATAGTATCTGAAGGTGTTAAATCTTCAGCAACCACAATGATTGGTTCAACAATTTCTCCAGCCTTTTCCTCTTTCTCTGATCCCTGAAGGCACCGTAGCACACGGTGAGCCACATCGCGCACATCTTGAGCACGACTGCGAAAATACTCATCCTCAAGGTTTGAGAGTGCTTCCGCATATTGCTCAAACGCCTTATACACTGCGGCCTTTGCATTACGATGCTCACGTAGCACCATTGTCCGCAAAGTTGCTAACAGTTCTTCATCAGCGAGGAAGAGGCGATGCGCAGCGAATATTACTGCCTCTTCCTCACCAGCAATCTTACGCGCTCGTTCTTCTAGTGCTATTAATTGCGTATGTGCTTGTTGCAAAGCATGCTGAAGATGACGCCATTCACTTATTGGATCATCGGCAGAGTGTTCAGAGATAGTAACTTGTTGGCTATGGTAAACGAATACTGGACCGATAGCTATCCCAGGTGAACCTGATTGACCTTGATATCGTGGCATCTTTTCCAGATCCTCTACTCAGAAAGATCCCTGATCAGGAATGAGAAGTTGTCGATTCCTCAAAGTTATGCCGAATAAGAGCGATTAAAGCGCTAATCGCTTCTTGAGCTTGATCGCCCTGAGCTACGATCTCTACTGTATCGCCTTGATTAACTGCTAGCGTTAGTACACCTAGCGCACTTTTAGCATTGACTGGTGGCTTCGAACCATTCAACTTACGAACCGTAATGGAACAGGGAAATCTAGCTGCCAGTGTCACGAAACGCGCTGCAGGACGAGCATGCAGACCTGCTGGATGATCAATAGTAATGATTGTTGAGACTTGTGTGTTCATAGCTAACACCCCAATAATTGATCTTGTTCCTGACGAAGCTGAAAAATAACCTGGCTTTTGTTCAATTCAACCTCATCATAGTGAATTGGACAATGTGCTTTAATAGGACGTATCACCGTTGCCCCAACGATCAAACCTAACGGCACTTCACCATCACGATGAGCTTTTTCAAATTGTTCAATCATGCCGTATACGGTAAAGCCACCTAAAGCGTCTATAACCTCTCCAGGATATAGATCACGTTTAGCATAAGCTACCGTCTCTGCAACAGGTGAACGAGAAGTAGCAAGAAACCTTTCCTTCTCAAGTGCAACTCGTGCCACAGTAATAGGTGCTTCAAGATTTGCAAGGTGGTAAGGACGATATAATGTCCAATAGTTATGATCGGCATGACCAAGCAATCTGAGATAACGCAAGTCACGAATGATTTTAGGCTGATCCGTGGTAATAACCACAAATACACCAGGTGCCACATCACCAACTGCAAAATCAACCACTTTCGTGTTATTAAAAATACCACCCAGTGCTTTAGGAATAAACACTTTTGGTAAATCTGCTACTGTACAAGAGGGACCATATCCTCCTGTTACTTCTGGTGCATACCCAAGAGCATTGCCGATTGCAGTCATTTCAACCATGGTTTTTGTACCATCTACAAATGATGTCAACATTTTAGGATTCATGCCTTGTTTCTGCGCTTGTAGTCGCAGACGATCAGGCGTAGCTGTCCGATCAAGGGGATTGTTCTTTCCTTTACCAATATAGGCCACCTCAAAACCCAGTGCATCAGCAAAATCAAACAGTTCTTTGATGGCACCGGGTTCATCGCCTGCGGCAAGAGTATAAATTACACCTCTCTCGGCAGCTAATTTAGCTAAACGATAACCAATCGTAGCATCTGTTTCAACATTCATATTGACAACATGCTTACTATGTTGGATAGCAGCATAGCAAACACGAGCACCAACTTCAGGGATACCAGTGCATTCTAAGATAACATCCAGATTTGCAATCTGAACGAGAAAAGCCGCATCAACTGTTGCAATTCGATGACCTGAATCAATTAACTCAGCTGCCCTTTCTGGATCCTCATCAAGATGAATAATCATCTCGGGTGATACACCACTCTCTAAATAACCACTTTCTGCTTGACCGGGGATAATATCCGCAACCGCTACCACTCGCAAACCTTCCATCCTTTCAGTCTGACTAATAAAGCCGACGCCCATCTGTCCGGCACCAACCAAACCTACTCGTATCATCTTTTGGTGTTGGGAATATTGAATGAGACGTTCTCGTAAAGACATGGCATAAATCCTTTCGGGCTAAAATTTCTTCCGGGTGAAAAGTATATGCGCCACCAAAATTAAAGTCAGAAAGAGCAAAGATATCCATCACATGTCATTCTTGACATGTATTTTTAACGATTAATTAAATTGATTCGAAATTTAATATTTTATCCTGCAATTAACTTCTTTGAAACAAGATTATAATATTGAGTAATAAAACATCTCGTTCCAATTAAGGATCAGACGCAAAACCAAAGGTTTCGCCTATTTTAATGTGTGGGAGTGGGCGCATCTCAACACAAATGTCACCAGGCATTTCAGGGGTTTTCTCTCCATTGAACTTGATTACGAAATGACCAAGTGAACATAAGTTTTGATTCGCAACCTCTCCCACAGCAAGGACTGTGAAACGCTCATCACCAATGTAAAACACGTCTCCCACGACTACATCTGAGATGAGCGTTCCACCATCGTGAAGAATGGCAAAGCTACGTAATTCGTCCGGCGCATTTTGTCCGAAGAAAACCATTATCCCTGCCGAACAAAACTCGTCGACAAGCGGACCAATTGCAGAAATAGTCGCTGAAAATTTGATCATGCGAATGCCCGCTAGTATTACTCATCGATCAATTCCACATCTTCCGGTCTTACACCCGAGACAAAATATTCTTCAGTGATAAAGCGCATCAATGGACCAGAAGGCGAGGTTGGATAGATATCAACGGTCGGTACTTTTTTCATAGGATAGACGCCAATGCGCGCAGTACCTCCACAATCGATCACAGCAACCGCAATTTCACTAAAATCGGCCTTTGATTTAAACCCATCAAACGGTCGCCCACCAGTCAGATTAGCGATATGTTGAGCCAGAGGATGAATACCGCCACCAGTTACTGAATAAATGAGATCCCTTCCCGGTTTCGGTTCAATAATGAGAGGCCCCCCCCAACCCTTCGGTCCCTTCTTAATCCGAACCTTGCGGTACTTTTTCACCTCAGTCATAGACATATCCTCCTTTCTTGATTTGATTCGGGTATGAAGCTTGAGACAAAGTTGCTTCATACCCTTCAAAGATCAAAGACCAACGCTGAAGATCCAAGCGATGATGACAGCAATAGGACCGGTAATAAGTCGAGAGAACAGTACTGCCGGCACCCCAACTTCGACCGTCTCAGGCTCAGCTTCACCTAATGCCAGACCAACAGGGATAAAATCGCATCCTACTTGTGGGTTGATAGCAAATAAAGCAGGCAAGGCAACATATGCCGGGAGTGCCTGGCTGGCAAACTGAGTTCCTAATAACGTGCCTATAATCTGGGCAATCACGGCACCTGGACCGAGAAGTGGCGATAGTACCGGCAAACCGATTATAAGTGACATAATAACCAGGCCTACAGGATTTGTAGCCAGTGGTTGCAAGGCTCGCGCCAAAATATCGCCAATGCCGGTGGCGAGAATAACACCGATAATGAAAGAGATAAATGCCATGAAGGGCAGGATATTTTTCACAACCTGATCGATAGCTTCTCGCCCTGATTGGTAGAGCACACCGACTACTTTTCCCGCTCCGCGACCGATGCGCTCTAACAGCTTTGTTATACCCTCCATCGCCTTACCTCCTAAGCCGCATAGGCTACACGTCGTGCCAACAGGAATGCAGTTATTCGCTCAGTAACAAGACCACGAATGAAGATGACAATTAAGCCAACTATCAGATAACGTACTGCCAGTGCCGCTGTTTCTTCACTGCCGTAGCCAGCAGTTATACCTTGGGCAATACCTGCCCACACAAATAACTCGCCTGGATTCACGTGAGGAAAAATACCAAGTGGGGGATGAACGAAAGATACTGCTGCATCGTAGAACGCTGGTTTGTAGCGCTCGGGCAGGAAGCGTCCCATTGTGTATGCCATCGGATTGGTGAGAACGAAGACGGATACAACCGGTAAGACCAAATAACGTAATGGGGTGTACAGAAAACCCTCTTTGCCGGCTGCCTCTCCAATCTTATCGATCCGCTCCTGGCCGATAAGTGCAACCAGAGCATTGAAGGCTGTCAGTAGTACAATGACAAGTGGAACAATACCGGTTACCAGTCCGACGAACGTCTCAGCGCCCTTCTGGAATAAGCCGATGAACCATACAGCGGCATCAACTAAAAATTCCATTGCCTACCTCCCTGAATAACTAAGCTACGATTAGACCACTCCCAGACCCTGCGCACACTTTCGACTTGTATGACCTCCTTTCAGCTCAATTCCGCAAAGAAGTGGTTTCGGCAGAAGGAGTCGACTCAACAAAAGTCTGATCCCGCTCCTCTATCTGCCGTGCTTTGAATTCAACGATATGCTGAGCCGCATTCCGCAAGGCAAGGACAAGTTTTGGATGAATGTGTCTGGGAAGTGATATGCTCTCGTCTAACAAATCACGGACATTTATGCCTTCTAATCCAGGTAGCGGCTTAAGTCTTGCTAGCACTGTCCATCCAGATAGTTGTTCACAATGACAAATTTCGTTTGTCTCTGGATCGACAACGAGAATAGCATATTGCCGACGCCTCCAGGCAGATCCTGCCATCCCAACTGATACCAGGCGACCAGACCTGCGCAGTTGACTTACTCGGCCGTAGAATTGACGTAATTGAAAATAGGAAAGGAACAATTGCAAAATCCAGGCAGCGGCCAACCCAAGAATGATAGTACTTGCAGTAATATCTATTGGCTGCATATCACCTCCCATTTTATAACAACATAACCTGTGGATCCTCAAGCACTACCTTGAGATCGTGAAGAAAAGCAGCAGCCACCGCCCCATCGACAACTCTGTGATCGACACAAAGTGTAAGCTTCACAAGGGGACGAACTGAAATTCCATTATTTTCATCAGCAACAACCTCTCGACATACTGCACCAACCGCCAAAATAGCAACCTGTGGAGGATTGATAATTGCCGAAAAGCGCTCTATACCAAACATACCAAGGTTAGAGATAGAGAAAGTACCATCTACGACCTCATCTGGACGTAGTTTATCAGTACGAGCCCGCTGACTCAGGTCGTCGATCTCTCGAGCTATTTGTAATATCCCCTTTTCATTTGCCTTTCGGATTACTGGTACAATCAACCCTTGTTCAAGCGCAACTGCAATACCAATATTAATTTCATCAACTAAGACGATCTGTTCCTCATGCCCAATTGATTGTAACCAGGCATTTAGGTAAGGGTGCCGTTTCAATGCCCATGCAGCACTCTTCACAAAAATAGCTGTCAAGCTAACTTTAGGCTGTTCGTCAAGATGGTGTCGATTAGCTTTAGCTCGCAGTGCTTCTACCTCAGTTACATCAACGCGTACCTCAAGCTGGATATGTGGAGCTTCCTGTGCACTCCGCTGGAGTCGGCGAGCAATGGTACGACGCATGCCTGTGAGCGGCAGCTTGCGATAACCGGATTGCGTTTGGGTATCACCAGTGATGGTTGAAGACGTCACAACATCTTCGGGTTGCTTGATTGGCCCAGACGTGGTAAATGTCGCATCTAATGAAGATCTGGTAGCCAAATAATTTTGCACATCACTGGATTGCACACGATGATGAGGACCCGTACCTTTCACTTTGCTTATATCAATACCTGCTTCACGTGCTAATCGGCGTGCTGCCGGCACCGCTCGAACTTTATTCATTGATAACTGCCGTAGAGTGTTTTCTACGTCACGACGAAGGATTCGTCCGTTTGGACCACTACCCTGGATTCGGTCAAGAGACAATCCAACTGTGCGAGCTACCCGTTCAGCAAGCGGTGTTGCCTTCGGCTCGCTGCGTTGTGAAGGTGCAGAGTTAACAACCATATGATGGTCTGTGCCGCTCTGACTTGCGGATTGCACCCCTACTTCTTCGAGTGGCATAATGTACGCGATAACTTCCGTTACCGGTACGACGTCACCTTCTCGATAGCGCACATTACCAAGTACACCACGTGCAGGTGCTTCAACCTCCATATTGACCTTATCAGTAGTTACTTCAACAATCGGTTCGCCAATATCAACCAAATCACCCTCACGTTTAATCCAGCGAACAATTTCTGCAGTCTCCTGGGTAAAGCCAAATTTTGGCATAATTACTTCACGCACCATTGTTTCCTCACACTCTTAATGCTACTAAATCACGAGCAGCCGCAATAATATTTTCAATCTGAGGCACTGCGTGATATTCAAGAGTTCGGTTATATGGGATGGGAATATCGAGTCCACCAAGTCGGCAAATAGGCGCCTCGAGGTAATCAAAGGCCGTACTTTCAGCGATCCGAGCAGCGATCTCGCCACCAAAGCCAGCCATCTTAACAGCTTCATGCACTATTAACACCTTACCGGTTTTTACCACCGACTCTAGAATTGGTTCATCATCTAAAGGTCGCAACGTTCGCGGATCAATGATTTCTGCTTCTATTCCTTCTCGAGCCAATTGTTCAGCAGCTTCAAGTGCTCGTTGTACCATCACCGAAGTGGCAACAATTGTGACATCACGACCCTGGCGAACTACGTGACTCTTTCCAAGAGGAACTCGATATATATCTTCTGGTACAACACCTTTTGTTTTATACAAAAGCTTATGTTCGATAAATATGACAGGGTTATTGTCTTCAATCGATGCGATGAGCAATCCCTTCGCATCGTAGGGTGTTGCAGGCATTACTACTTTCAAGCCCGGTATATGAACAAACCAATTCTCCAAACTTTCTGAATGCTGAGCTGCCGCTCCGGTACCTGCACCACCCGGCATGCGCAAAACGAAGGGTACGCTGGCTTTACCACCGAACATGAAACGAATCTTCGCTGCCTGCAATACTAACTGCTCCATACTGAGGGTAACAAAATCCATGAATTGAATCTCCCCTACAGGACGAAAACCTGTTAATGCTGCACCAATGCAAGCGCCAGCAATACCAGCTTCCGAAATCGGAGTGTCGATAACCCGATCTTCGCCGAATTCTTCGATTAACCCTGCTGTTGCACCGAATGCACCACCATACAAGCCAATATCTTCGCCAATCAAAAAAACCGTTTCATCTTCTTTCATCTTCTGCCGTAGGGCTTCACGAATTGCTTCGACATAAGTAATTTCACGCATACAATCCCTCAAAAATAGTATCAGGATCAGGTTCCGGACTGGCCTGAGCAAATTCGACCGCTTCCTCGATCATAGTCCGAGCTTGATCAACGATAGCTTTGAATTCAGCGTCACTCATTTGAATCAGTCTGGCTAATCGCATGATTGGATCACGAGATTGCCAATCTTTCACCTCATCACGACTCCGATAAGCTTGACGGTCACTCTTAGAATGACCTTTCCAACGATAGGTAATCGCTTCAACAAGTGTTGGCCCATAACCACTTCGCGCTCTTGCCACAGCCTGGCGAACTGCTTCATACACTGCTAATGCATCGTTACCATCAACCGTTATTCCAGCTATCGCATATGCAGCAGCTCGCTGGCTCAGGTGATTGAGTCTGCACGCTTTCTGGATCGGCATTGACATAGCGTATTGGTTGTTCTCACAGAGATAAACCACGGGTAAGTTCCAGATACTGGCCATATTTAGGGATTCGTGAAAAGCACCAGTATTGACTGCACCATCACCAAAAATAGTGAGACAAACCTGAGAAGATCGGCGCTTTTTAATACTCAATCCAACACCAACTGAAATGGGAATACCACCACCAACAATACCATTTGCACCCAAATTATTCATTTCAACATTAGCAATGTGCATTGATCCACCACGACCACGGCAATATCCTGTTTCTTTGCCTAAAAACTCTGCCATCATTAGCCGTACATCACTACCCCAGGCCAGACAATGTCCATGGCCACGATGATGGTTAAGCAAATAATCTCCAGGTTTCATCGCTGCAGAAGCACCTATCGCCACAGCCTCCTGCCCGATCGAAAGATGCATCGTGCCGTGTACTAATCCACGCGCAAACAGTTCTTCGGCTTTTTCTTCAAAAGCACGAATAATCTGCATTCTAAGCACCCATTCACGCAAGCGTTCATTCCCTAATTCGTTGATGAGCTTACTATGATCGGGAGAGAAAATCTCTGATGTAGACATGAGCATTTCCATAAGTATGACTTATCTCCTCACAGAGTTCCATCACCCTCAAAAAACTTCTGTATTCGGAGGGCAGCTATTTCATCAGTCACTAAATAATTGATGAACTTTGCACGGCTGGCTGCCACAATAGGCAAAGCTTTCGATTGACCTCCAGCAACCCCGATCCGCACTGGGATAGAGCACAAGGTCGCAGGATCTACTCCGACAATACAACGTGTTAATGGGGTGTTTACCAGATTACCATCAATATCCACATGAATAGCGCACACATCACCTACTGCACCTGCTTCGCGCAATGACTCCAATTGGTAAGAGTCGAGATACCCTGCACGCAAGAGGCTGGCATGCTCAACATCGATAGTACCAATACCAACTAATGCGAGATCAATCTGCTTGAACTGATACATTACCCGTCTAATGTGGGGGGCATTGAGTAGTGCAAGCTTCGTTGTTTCGCTATCAACAATTAGTGGTAATGGGAGGGTTGAATATTGCCCCCCGAGTAAACGCGCCAAACGTCTGGCCAGCTCTGGTCCATCAATGTCTGAGTTCAGTGTACCTAGAGAGCCGATCATTTGAATAACTCTCAATCCCTCCAACGTTTGACTGTGTACTGCATTGACAGTTTCATATACCGCTGTTCCCCATGAAGTACCGATAATTATGTGCTCTTGCAGATGAGCCTCCAGGAGGAGCGCTGCCAGCGCTCCCAAGCGACGAAGCATTTCAGAATGACCTAAGGAGCCGCGCTGTAGGACGCGAACTTCTTTGAGCTGGAGAACCTTCTGTAAATACACCTCAAGTTCTCGTACTCGTTGAAGTGGGTAATGAATTCGAATCTCCACGATACTCTGCTCACGCGCTTCGCTTATAAGGCGTGAAATCATTGATCGTGAATAACCTAGTTTCTGAGCAATCTGACTCTGTGTCAGTTGTTGCTCGAAATACATTTCGGCAATCCTTGCCAAAAGCTCCATGCGACGAGTTTCCATAACTCTTAGTTATCGGTTTTATAATGGTTGCTCACATATTACCGAAACAAGAACAATCAATCAATACGTATGTGAAAATCTTTCACACATGTGAAAAGGGCGGTGAAAGCTAACAGCTCACTCTGTGAGTCTCTTCGCTCATGAGAGTCACCTCACATAGTAACCACACCTCATGTGCCGGCAACCGACGGGAGACGTCTTTTCCTACGTTTGCAGTGGAATTCTATAGGGGTGGGAAGCTGAAAGAGCCCATAAGAGTATGCTCAAACAGAGTGCACTGTTATCAGAGATGAGCCGACATGTCAGTACAAACCGAAGAGGCGCCAGCAGCGCCTCTCCGTCAATATGCGGCGGTTAGTCCCGCAGTAGTTTGCGCCCGGCGAGGACCGCTCCGGCGGCCAGTGCGCCGGCACCGAGCACGATTGGTCCCCAACGCCGGGCACGGGTATCGGCCAGTACC
This genomic window from Chloroflexus aurantiacus J-10-fl contains:
- the ptsP gene encoding phosphoenolpyruvate--protein phosphotransferase, producing the protein MPRYQGQSGSPGIAIGPVFVYHSQQVTISEHSADDPISEWRHLQHALQQAHTQLIALEERARKIAGEEEAVIFAAHRLFLADEELLATLRTMVLREHRNAKAAVYKAFEQYAEALSNLEDEYFRSRAQDVRDVAHRVLRCLQGSEKEEKAGEIVEPIIVVAEDLTPSDTIQFDRDKILAIVTSRGGPTSHAVILARAMGIPAVVSVPLELSDIRNGTLAIVNGNSGLFNVGPTLHELEIARKEKELIDSRYQFVLSQATLPAVTKDGSFHPEIVANIGGVEDAKSAIDFGAEGVGLFRTEFLYLQRNNVPTLAEQVRAYQDVLKVMGNRPVVVRTLDIGGDKEFPYLGTQKEPNPFLGWRGIRTIRERPDILEQQFIALLTAVAQTSTSGTGSDLRIMLPMVSSLAEVARAREIFEEAQTCVRAQGLPLPDKIQFGIMVEVPAAALLADRFAPLVDFFSIGTNDLTQYTLAVDRTNERVSVLASPYHPAVLHLIDKTIRAAHTAGKWVGLCGELAGDPLAVPLLLGLHLDEFSMAPSFIPIIKDIIRQWSLPAAEAVAQQCLQFSLAADVIEYLKQQQPH
- a CDS encoding PTS sorbitol transporter, which produces MTEVKKYRKVRIKKGPKGWGGPLIIEPKPGRDLIYSVTGGGIHPLAQHIANLTGGRPFDGFKSKADFSEIAVAVIDCGGTARIGVYPMKKVPTVDIYPTSPSGPLMRFITEEYFVSGVRPEDVELIDE
- a CDS encoding cupin domain-containing protein; translated protein: MSERPWIELFPGVHRRRIALTDRIYQMEVRLAAGSHVPLHSHPEDQVAYVVSGRLRFQVGEEIIDATAGRSVAIPGGTPHAVWTVEDTLAIDTFSPPRADYLQVDGD
- a CDS encoding NAD(P)H-dependent oxidoreductase, with translation MSLRERLIQYSQHQKMIRVGLVGAGQMGVGFISQTERMEGLRVVAVADIIPGQAESGYLESGVSPEMIIHLDEDPERAAELIDSGHRIATVDAAFLVQIANLDVILECTGIPEVGARVCYAAIQHSKHVVNMNVETDATIGYRLAKLAAERGVIYTLAAGDEPGAIKELFDFADALGFEVAYIGKGKNNPLDRTATPDRLRLQAQKQGMNPKMLTSFVDGTKTMVEMTAIGNALGYAPEVTGGYGPSCTVADLPKVFIPKALGGIFNNTKVVDFAVGDVAPGVFVVITTDQPKIIRDLRYLRLLGHADHNYWTLYRPYHLANLEAPITVARVALEKERFLATSRSPVAETVAYAKRDLYPGEVIDALGGFTVYGMIEQFEKAHRDGEVPLGLIVGATVIRPIKAHCPIHYDEVELNKSQVIFQLRQEQDQLLGC
- the srlA gene encoding PTS glucitol/sorbitol transporter subunit IIC yields the protein MEFLVDAAVWFIGLFQKGAETFVGLVTGIVPLVIVLLTAFNALVALIGQERIDKIGEAAGKEGFLYTPLRYLVLPVVSVFVLTNPMAYTMGRFLPERYKPAFYDAAVSFVHPPLGIFPHVNPGELFVWAGIAQGITAGYGSEETAALAVRYLIVGLIVIFIRGLVTERITAFLLARRVAYAA
- a CDS encoding HPr family phosphocarrier protein, producing the protein MNTQVSTIITIDHPAGLHARPAARFVTLAARFPCSITVRKLNGSKPPVNAKSALGVLTLAVNQGDTVEIVAQGDQAQEAISALIALIRHNFEESTTSHS
- a CDS encoding metalloregulator ArsR/SmtB family transcription factor yields the protein MNSQPSSSALNGLRLLTDETRWKIIQSLRDSDRQVSELVTTLGLAQNLVSYHLHVLRQAGLVRAHRSDADGRVVYYSLDLAAMAALLTGIGDELALPGTRPLELPAVKVAFLCRANSARSQIAEAWLRVLSDGQVQAMSAGTHPQAVHPLAITVMAEVGIPIDQQVSKSITMIIDQRPDLIVTVCDIAREECPVWPEAARHIHWSVADPVAIQGTADQRHAAFVAAREELRERVRGLLALLPRWFGGGASHDT
- a CDS encoding PTS glucitol/sorbitol transporter subunit IIA; its protein translation is MIKFSATISAIGPLVDEFCSAGIMVFFGQNAPDELRSFAILHDGGTLISDVVVGDVFYIGDERFTVLAVGEVANQNLCSLGHFVIKFNGEKTPEMPGDICVEMRPLPHIKIGETFGFASDP
- a CDS encoding transcriptional regulator GutM, with amino-acid sequence MQPIDITASTIILGLAAAWILQLFLSYFQLRQFYGRVSQLRRSGRLVSVGMAGSAWRRRQYAILVVDPETNEICHCEQLSGWTVLARLKPLPGLEGINVRDLLDESISLPRHIHPKLVLALRNAAQHIVEFKARQIEERDQTFVESTPSAETTSLRN